One window from the genome of Salvia miltiorrhiza cultivar Shanhuang (shh) chromosome 7, IMPLAD_Smil_shh, whole genome shotgun sequence encodes:
- the LOC130991464 gene encoding late blight resistance protein R1-A-like encodes MAAFPEDYEMKASGLIRMWVAEGFVKSNGDKSLEDEAEDYLKSLVERNVVSVRLCNWYGKAKRYNMHDLLRDLCIGKADDEKFLHLKNSPKVRFSNQLRRVSIHTSYVLEDIDEYASSSEMSLVRSFLLVIKLDRNLSPIVFTLSLLRVLDLLEMCKIKFPEEILQLVNLCYLSINCKSLPRSGISRLCNLQTLIARLSFYSYCPVELWEMYELRHLIMLGVYLRIEDDYMKKIVLKKMQTIRGMKLNPSVIRMGFLESIPNIKNLEIFYEVEGSSGKSEVVDLSHLHKLQTLSWSSMFRQYLHGLKFPSTLRKLSIYGCVITPAVTTALCALPNLEVLKIEGCTFKSNETGEEAANEEWEK; translated from the coding sequence ATGGCAGCATTCCCCGAAGATTATGAGATGAAGGCCTCAGGGCTCATAAGGATGTGGGTAGCAGAAGGATTTGTGAAATCGAATGGGGATAAAAGTTTGGAAGATGAGGCAGAGGATTATTTAAAGTCCCTTGTAGAAAGGAATGTAGTTTCGGTTAGACTTTGTAATTGGTATGGAAAAGCAAAGAGGTACAACATGCATGATCTTTTGAGAGATTTATGCATTGGGAAAGCTGATGATGAGAAGTTTCTACATCTGAAGAATTCTCCTAAGGTCAGATTCTCTAACCAGCTGCGCCGTGTGAGTATTCACACATCATATGTATTGGAAGATATTGATGAGTATGCTTCTTCATCAGAGATGTCACTTGTTCGatcatttctacttgtgatCAAGTTGGATAGAAATCTATCTCCCATAGTTTTCACATTAAGCTTGCTTAGGGTGTTGGATTTATTGGAAATGTGTAAGATTAAGTTCCCGGAAGAAATATTACAACTTGTGAACTTATGCTACTTATCTATCAATTGCAAGTCATTGCCAAGAAGTGGAATATCAAGATTGTGTAATTTGCAAACATTGATTGCTAGGCTATCCTTCTATAGCTATTGCCCAGTTGAGTTGTGGGAGATGTATGAGTTAAGACATCTCATCATGTTGGGTGTATATCTCAGGATAGAAGATGATTACATGAAAAAAATTGTTCTGAAGAAGATGCAGACGATACGGGGTATGAAGCTAAATCCGTCAGTGATTAGAATGGGCTTCTTGGAAAGCATTCCAAATATAAAAAACTTGGAAATCTTTTATGAGGTTGAAGGCTCATCAGGGAAGAGTGAAGTAGTTGATCTGAGTCATCTTCACAAACTCCAAACGTTATCCTGGAGTTCAATGTTCAGGCAATATCTGCACGGACTCAAATTTCCATCTACTCTTAGAAAATTAAGTATCTATGGTTGTGTAATAACTCCGGCAGTGACGACGGCTCTGTGTGCACTACCGAATCTGGAAGTGCTCAAGATAGAGGGATGTACCTTCAAAAGCAATGAGACAGGAGAAGAAGCAGCAAATGAAGAGTGGGAGAAATAA
- the LOC130991466 gene encoding lactoylglutathione lyase-like isoform X1 encodes MAAAAAAQGPCLNHISRETSDIKRLSKFYMEVFGFEQVESPKFEFEVIWLKLGSSMLLHLIERDPTVMLPEGPWSSVAAVADPKNLPRGHHICFYVPEFDSFVQRVKDKGIPVHEKSQPDGKTKQAFFFDPDGESFLMQNNSSGPILP; translated from the exons atggcggcggcggcagcagctCAAGGACCTTGCCTCAATCACATTTCTAGAGAAACGTCTGATATCAAACGCCTCTCTAAATTCTACATGGAG GTTTTTGGGTTTGAGCAAGTAGAGTCTCCAAAGTTCGAATTTGAGGTAATATGGTTGAAGCTTGGTTCATCCATGTTGCTGCACCTCATAGAAAGGGACCCCACCGTCATGCTTCCCGAAGGTCCATGGAGCTCCGTGGCGGCTGTGGCAGACCCAAAGAACCTTCCAAGAGGACACCATATCTGTTTCTATGTACCCGAATTCGACTCCTTTGTTCAGAGAGTAAAG GATAAAGGAATTCCGGTTCATGAGAAGAGTCAACCAGATGGGAAGACGAAGCAAGCATTCTTCTTCGATCCAGACGGTGAGTCATTCCTCATGCAAAACAATTCCTCTGGTCCGATCCTTCCTTAA
- the LOC130993025 gene encoding probable disease resistance protein At1g59620, which yields MAYNLQSLITILQGILDPQQTLWILEPDQKPQLQSLLQKASSLQQILEKSPPLTKIPSLECQIRDVANEAEDIVESHMVEANESYMLERLFSMPEEEEDTTPDVLTPDVTQKLDSVIEQVVKLVEVETNKKPTGSSWSGDGASFSSSKSVVVGVDEDLKQLQDRLTGMQSKLEILPIVGMGGIGKTTLARKLYQE from the coding sequence ATGGCTTACAATCTTCAATCTCTCATCACCATCCTCCAAGGGATTCTGGATCCCCAACAAACACTCTGGATTCTTGAACCTGATCAGAAACCACAACTCCAATCCCTCCTCCAAAAAGCTTCTTCCCTGCAGCagattctcgaaaaatctccaCCACTCACCAAAATACCAAGCTTGGAGTGCCAAATCAGAGACGTAGCAAATGAAGCAGAAGACATCGTTGAATCTCACATGGTTGAAGCAAATGAATCTTACATGCTTGAACGACTGTTTTCGAtgccagaagaagaagaagacacgACACCAGATGTGCTGACACCAGATGTGACACAAAAACTTGATTCTGTGATCGAACAAGTCGTGAAGCTCGTGGAGGTGGAGACAAACAAGAAGCCGACTGGCAGCTCATGGAGTGGTGATGGTGCTTCTTTCTCGAGTTCGAAGAGCGTGGTGGTGGGAGTTGATGAAGATCTGAAGCAGTTGCAGGATCGGCTGACCGGGATGCAGAGCAAGCTGGAGATCCTGCCCATCGTGGGTATGGGTGGTATAGGTAAAACCACTCTTGCTCGAAAACTTTATCAAGAGTAG
- the LOC130991463 gene encoding late blight resistance protein R1-A-like yields the protein MRSILLSLLRCIIGKQECDQHNEKGDGELKDILYRSLCGRRYMVVLDDIWSTKFWDEIRRYFPDNNKGSWIVITTRESDVAKYADSKSLHHQVQLLSESQSWELLSQIVFGKEDCPHELQGIGKKISSDCGGLPLAINVIGGLLSKVERLKDVWEDIGNDVRAAIAESDKQFSNILSLSYNHLPLHLKPCFLYMAAFPEDYKIDPLRLIWMWVAEGFVKSNGDKSLEEEAEDYLKSLVERNLISVITSYDFGGKAETYSMHDLLRDLCIRKADDEKFLHVKNSTFSNQLRRVSIHTSYGMEDDESASSSEMSLEDDEYASSSEMSLVRSFLVFFKLDRNVLPMVFTLRLLRVLDLLKRNKYYKIEFPEEILQLVNLRYLAISCKSLPRSGISRLCNLQTLIARPGDGSCPAELWEMSELRHLIILAPPYLTIEDDYMKKIVLKKLQTIRNVRISPSVIRRGFLESIPNIKSLEIWYNVEGSSGKSEIVNLSHLHKLQTLTWISPHVPKFPSTLRELSLELCVITPAGTTALCALPNLEVLKIMFCTFKSTETEEEEEEEEEEEEEEEEWEIAEEEEEEEEEANEEWEIAEGDEFSSLHFLQLVGLKLVRWRADETNFPRLRHLFIRRCRELEEIPVGIGEIPTLQLIHLDYCSDSVVASAKQIQEEQESEYGNYDLQLRIS from the coding sequence ATGCGCTCAATTCTATTAAGCCTTCTTCGTTGCATAATTGGAAAACAAGAATGTGACCAACATAATGAAAAGGGAGATGGTGAGTTAAAAGATATCTTGTATAGGAGCTTGTGTGGTAGAAGATACATGGTTGTATTAGACGATATTTGGAGCACCAAATTCTGGGATGAGATAAGGAGGTACTTCCCGGACAACAATAAGGGGAGTTGGATTGTGATCACCACTAGGGAATCGGATGTCGCCAAATATGCAGACTCCAAGAGTCTGCATCATCAGGTGCAGTTGCTGAGTGAGTCTCAAAGTTGGGAACTTCTTAGCCAAATTGTGTTTGGAAAAGAGGATTGCCCTCATGAGTTACAAGGGATAGGGAAGAAGATTTCGAGTGATTGCGGTGGGCTTCCTCTGGCTATCAATGTGATTGGAGGGCTGTTGTCAAAGGTGGAAAGATTGAAAGATGTTTGGGAGGATATTGGGAACGACGTAAGAGCTGCAATTGCTGAATCGGACAAGCAGTTCTCCAATATACTATCCTTAAGTTATAACCATCTGCCGCTTCACTTGAAACCATGTTTCCTCTATATGGCAGCATTCCCTGAAGATTATAAGATTGACCCCTTGAGACTCATATGGATGTGGGTAGCAGAAGGATTTGTGAAATCGAATGGAGATAAAAGTTTGGAGGAAGAGGCAGAGGATTATTTAAAGTCACTTGTAGAAAGGAATCTAATTTCGGTTATTACAAGTTATGATTTTGGTGGAAAAGCAGAGACCTACAGCATGCATGATCTTTTGAGAGATTTATGCATTAGGAAAGCTGATGATGAGAAGTTTCTACATGTCAAGAATTCCACATTCTCTAACCAGCTGCGTCGTGTGAGTATTCACACATCATATGGAATGGAAGATGATGAGTCTGCTTCTTCATCAGAGATGTCACTTGAAGATGATGAGTATGCTTCTTCATCAGAGATGTCACTTGTTCGATCATTTCTAGTATTTTTCAAGTTGGATAGGAATGTACTTCCCATGGTTTTCACATTAAGATTGCTTAGGGTGTTGGATTTATTGAAAAGGAATAAGTATTATAAGATTGAGTTCCCGGAAGAAATATTACAACTTGTGAACTTACGCTACTTAGCTATCAGTTGCAAGTCATTGCCAAGAAGTGGAATATCAAGATTGTGTAATTTGCAAACGTTGATTGCTAGGCCAGGCGATGGCTCTTGTCCAGCTGAGTTGTGGGAGATGTCTGAGTTAAGACATCTCATCATATTGGCTCCACCATATCTCACGATAGAAGATGATTACATGAAAAAAATTGTTCTGAAGAAGCTGCAGACGATACGGAATGTGAGGATAAGTCCGTCAGTGATTAGAAGGGGTTTCTTGGAAAGCATTCCAAATATAAAAAGCTTGGAAATCTGGTATAATGTTGAAGGCTCATCAGGGAAGAGTGAAATAGTTAATCTGAGTCATCTTCACAAACTCCAAACATTAACCTGGATTTCACCTCACGTACCCAAATTTCCATCGACTCTTAGAGAATTAAGTCTGGAGTTGTGTGTAATAACTCCGGCAGGGACGACGGCTCTGTGTGCACTACCGAATCTGGAAGTGCTCAAGATAATGTTTTGTACCTTCAAAAGCACTGagacagaagaagaagaagaagaagaagaagaagaagaagaagaagaagaagagtggGAAatagcagaagaagaagaagaagaagaagaagaagcaaatgAAGAGTGGGAAATAGCAGAAGGAGATGAATTCAGCTCATTGCACTTTCTACAACTCGTTGGTTTAAAACTGGTGCGTTGGAGAGCTGATGAAACCAACTTCCCTAGACTCCGCCATCTCTTTATACGAAGGTGTAGGGAGCTAGAAGAAATCCCCGTCGGCATTGGAGAAATCCCAACCCTCCAATTAATCCACTTAGATTATTGCAGCGATTCTGTGGTGGCCTCAGCGAAACAGATTCAGGAGGAGCAGGAATCTGAATACGGAAACTACGACCTCCAACTTCGTATCTCATAA
- the LOC130993026 gene encoding putative late blight resistance protein homolog R1A-3, which produces MAYNLQSLITILERILDPQQTRWILEPEKPQLQSLLEKASYLQQQILQKTPLLTKIPSLEFQIRDVANEAEDIVESHMVERLLSMPEEEEEEENTTPDVQLVTQQLDSLTQQVAELVELERNKKPSGSSVSGASFSSIVVGVDEDPKHLKDRLIGMQSKLEILPIVGMGGIGKTTLARKLYQDPLILDHFSYLAWTAISQDYNMRSILLSLLRCITGSDYEHEGDGELKDILYRSLYGRRYMIVLDDIWSTTFWDEIRMYFPDNNNGSRIVITTRESDVAKYADSNESQSWDLLSQIVFGEEDCPHELQGIGKKISSDCGGLPLAINVIGGLLSKVERLKDVWENIGNDVRAAIAESDKQFSNILSGLKL; this is translated from the coding sequence ATGGCTTACAATCTTCAATCCCTCATCACCATCCTCGAACGAATTCTGGATCCCCAACAAACACGCTGGATTCTTGAACCTGAGAAACCACAACTCCAATCCCTCCTCGAAAAAGCTTCTTACCTGCAGCAGCAGATTCTCCAAAAAACTCCACTACTCACCAAAATACCAAGCTTGGAGTTCCAAATCAGAGACGTAGCAAATGAAGCAGAAGATATCGTTGAATCTCACATGGTTGAACGACTGCTTTCGATgcctgaagaagaagaagaagaagaaaacacgACACCAGATGTGCAGCTAGTGACGCAACAACTTGATTCTTTAACCCAACAAGTTGCGGAGCTCGTGGAGTTGGAGAGAAACAAGAAGCCGAGTGGCAGCTCAGTGAGTGGTGCTTCTTTCTCGAGCATCGTGGTGGGAGTTGATGAAGATCCGAAGCATTTGAAGGATCGGCTGATCGGGATGCAGAGCAAGCTGGAGATCCTGCCCATCGTGGGTATGGGTGGTATAGGTAAAACCACTCTTGCTCGAAAACTTTATCAAGATCCACTCATTCTTGACCACTTTAGCTATCTTGCTTGGACCGCAATTTCACAAGATTACAATATGAGGTCAATTCTATTAAGCCTTCTTCGTTGCATAACTGGATCAGACTATGAACATGAGGGAGATGGTGAGTTAAAAGATATCTTGTATAGGAGCTTGTATGGTAGAAGATACATGATTGTATTAGATGATATTTGGAGCACCACATTTTGGGATGAGATAAGGATGTACTTCCCGGACAACAATAACGGGAGTCGGATTGTGATCACCACTAGGGAATCGGATGTCGCCAAATATGCAGACTCCAACGAGTCTCAAAGTTGGGATCTTCTTAGCCAAATTGTGTTTGGAGAAGAGGATTGCCCTCATGAGTTACAAGGGATAGGGAAGAAGATTTCGAGTGATTGCGGTGGGCTTCCTCTGGCTATCAATGTGATTGGAGGGCTGTTGTCAAAGGTGGAAAGATTGAAAGATGTTTGGGAGAATATTGGGAACGACGTAAGAGCTGCAATTGCTGAATCAGACAAGCAGTTCTCCAATATACTATCAGGCCTTAAGTTATAA
- the LOC130991466 gene encoding lactoylglutathione lyase-like isoform X2: MAAAAAAQGPCLNHISRETSDIKRLSKFYMEVFGFEQVESPKFEFEVIWLKLGSSMLLHLIERDPTVMLPEGPWSSVAAVADPKNLPRGHHICFYVPEFDSFVQRVKDKGIPVHEKSQPDGKTKQAFFFDPDGNGLEVSSQMPSL; encoded by the exons atggcggcggcggcagcagctCAAGGACCTTGCCTCAATCACATTTCTAGAGAAACGTCTGATATCAAACGCCTCTCTAAATTCTACATGGAG GTTTTTGGGTTTGAGCAAGTAGAGTCTCCAAAGTTCGAATTTGAGGTAATATGGTTGAAGCTTGGTTCATCCATGTTGCTGCACCTCATAGAAAGGGACCCCACCGTCATGCTTCCCGAAGGTCCATGGAGCTCCGTGGCGGCTGTGGCAGACCCAAAGAACCTTCCAAGAGGACACCATATCTGTTTCTATGTACCCGAATTCGACTCCTTTGTTCAGAGAGTAAAG GATAAAGGAATTCCGGTTCATGAGAAGAGTCAACCAGATGGGAAGACGAAGCAAGCATTCTTCTTCGATCCAGACG GAAACGGGCTAGAGGTATCGAGCCAGATGCCGTCACTGTAA
- the LOC130991462 gene encoding putative late blight resistance protein homolog R1A-10 — protein sequence MAYNLQSLITILQGILDPQQTRWILGSDEKPQLQSLLQKASSLQQILEKSPPLTKIPSLECQIRDVANEAEDIVESHMVERLLSMPESVTPDVLLVTQKLDSLTQQVAELVEVERNKKPTGSSWSGASFSSVVVGVDEDLMQLKDRLIGMQSKLEILPIVGMGGIGKTTLARTLYQDPLILHHFSYLAWTTISQDYNMRSILLSLLRCITGSDYEHEGDGELKDILYRSLCGRRYMIVLDDIWSTTFWDEIRRYFPDNNKGSRIVITTRESDVAKYADSKSLHHQVQLLSESQSWDLLSQIVFGEEDCPHELQGIGKKISSDCGGLPLAINVIGGLLSKVERLKDVWEDIGNDVRAAIAESDKQFLNILSLSYNHLPIHLKPCFLFMAAFPEDYQIDPLRLIWMWVAEGFVKSNGDKSLEEEADDYLKSLVERNLVSISSYDWYGKAKRYSMHDLLRDLCVRKADDEKFLHVKKSTELTFCNQLRRVSIHTSYGMEDDEYASSSEMSLVRSFLVFVKLDRNVPPMVSTLSLLSVLDLLEMNNYYYKVEFPEEILQLVNLRYLAINCKSLPRSGISRLCNLQTLIAKLHDSSCPAELWEISELRHLIMLGVYLRIGDDYMKKIVLKKLQTIQSVRISPSVIRRGFLESIPNIKSLKIWCEVAGSSAMSEVVDLSHLHKLQSLSWDSFFGQCYVHALKFPSTLRELNLRNCVITPAGTTALCALPNLEVLKIEGCNFKSNETEEEEEANEEWEIAEGDEFSSLHFLQLQECYSLVRWRANETNFPRLQHLIIGGCRELEEIPAGIGEIPTLQLIEMVFCSDSAEASAKQIQEEQQSEYDNYQLQVRIV from the coding sequence ATGGCTTACAATCTTCAATCTCTCATCACCATCCTCCAAGGGATTCTGGATCCCCAACAAACACGCTGGATTCTTGGATCTGATGAGAAACCACAACTCCAATCCCTCCTCCAAAAAGCTTCTTCCCTGCAGCagattctcgaaaaatctccaCCACTCACCAAAATACCAAGCTTGGAGTGCCAAATCAGAGACGTAGCAAATGAAGCAGAAGACATCGTTGAATCTCACATGGTTGAACGACTGCTCTCGATGCCTGAAAGCGTGACACCAGATGTGCTGCTAGTGACACAAAAACTTGATTCTCTAACCCAACAAGTTGCGGAGCTCGTGGAGGTGGAGAGAAATAAGAAGCCGACTGGCAGCTCATGGAGTGGTGCTTCTTTCTCGAGCGTCGTGGTGGGAGTTGATGAAGATCTGATGCAGTTGAAGGATCGGCTGATCGGGATGCAGAGCAAGCTGGAGATCCTGCCCATCGTGGGTATGGGTGGTATAGGTAAAACCACTCTTGCTCGAACACTTTATCAAGATCCACTCATTCTTCACCACTTTAGCTATCTTGCTTGGACCACAATTTCACAAGATTACAATATGCGCTCAATTCTATTAAGCCTTCTTCGTTGCATAACTGGATCAGACTATGAACATGAGGGAGATGGTGAGTTAAAAGATATCTTGTATAGGAGCTTGTGTGGTAGAAGATACATGATTGTATTAGATGATATTTGGAGCACCACATTCTGGGATGAGATAAGGAGGTACTTCCCGGACAACAATAAGGGGAGTCGGATTGTGATCACCACTAGGGAATCGGATGTCGCCAAATATGCAGACTCCAAGAGTCTGCATCATCAGGTGCAGTTGCTGAGCGAGTCTCAAAGTTGGGATCTTCTTAGCCAAATTGTGTTTGGAGAAGAGGATTGCCCTCATGAGTTACAAGGGATAGGGAAGAAGATTTCGAGTGATTGCGGTGGGCTTCCTCTGGCTATCAATGTGATTGGAGGGCTGTTGTCAAAGGTGGAAAGATTGAAAGATGTTTGGGAGGATATTGGGAACGACGTAAGGGCTGCAATTGCTGAATCGGACAAGCAGTTCTTGAATATACTATCCTTAAGTTATAACCATCTGCCGATTCACTTGAAACCATGTTTCCTCTTTATGGCAGCATTCCCCGAAGATTATCAGATTGACCCCTTGAGACTCATATGGATGTGGGTAGCAGAAGGATTTGTGAAATCGAATGGAGATAAAAGTTTGGAGGAAGAGGCAGATGATTATTTAAAGTCACTTGTAGAAAGGAATCTAGTTTCGATTAGCAGTTATGATTGGTATGGAAAAGCAAAGAGGTACAGCATGCATGATCTTTTGAGAGATTTATGCGTTCGGAAAGCTGATGATGAGAAGTTTCTACATGTCAAGAAGTCCACGGAGCTCACATTCTGTAACCAGCTGCGTCGTGTGAGTATTCACACATCATATGGAATGGAAGATGATGAGTATGCTTCTTCATCAGAGATGTCACTTGTTCGATCATTTCTAGTATTTGTCAAGTTGGATAGGAATGTACCTCCCATGGTTTCCACATTAAGCTTGCTTAGCGTGTTGGATTTATtggaaatgaataattattactataagGTTGAGTTCCCGGAAGAAATATTACAACTTGTGAACTTACGCTACTTAGCTATCAATTGCAAGTCATTGCCAAGAAGTGGAATATCAAGATTGTGTAATTTGCAAACCTTGATTGCTAAGCTACACGATAGCTCTTGTCCAGCTGAGTTGTGGGAGATATCTGAGTTAAGACATCTCATCATGTTGGGTGTATATCTCAGGATAGGAGATGATTACATGAAAAAAATTGTTCTGAAGAAGCTGCAGACGATACAGAGTGTGAGGATAAGTCCGTCGGTGATTAGAAGGGGTTTCTTGGAAAGCATTCCAAATATAAAAAGCTTGAAAATCTGGTGTGAGGTTGCAGGCTCATCAGCGATGAGTGAAGTAGTTGATCTGAGTCATCTTCACAAACTCCAATCATTAAGCTGGGATTCATTCTTCGGTCAATGTTATGTGCACGCACTCAAATTTCCATCTACTCTTAGAGAATTAAATCTGCGGAATTGTGTAATAACTCCGGCAGGGACGACGGCTCTGTGTGCACTACCGAATCTGGAAGTGCTCAAGATAGAGGGATGTAACTTCAAAAGCAATGagacagaagaagaagaagaagcaaatgAAGAGTGGGAAATAGCAGAAGGAGATGAATTCAGCTCATTGCACTTTCTACAACTCCAAGAATGTTATAGTCTGGTGCGTTGGAGAGCTAATGAAACCAACTTCCCTAGACTTCAGCATCTCATTATAGGAGGTTGTAGGGAGCTAGAGGAAATCCCCGCCGGCATTGGAGAAATCCCAACCCTCCAATTAATCGAAATGGTATTTTGCAGCGATTCTGCAGAGGCCTCGGCGAAACAGATTCAGGAGGAGCAGCAATCTGAATACGACAACTACCAACTCCAAGTTCGTATCGTCTGA